GAACACCTTGGTCCAGAAGCGGTAGGCATCGAGCCAGCCCTGCGCCTGCATCGCCTCGCCGCCGCCGCGCGTGCGCAGCCAGCGCCAGCGGAAGAACAGCAGCAACCAGCCCAGCGCGATGCTGATGGTGGGAAACAGGATGTGAAAGGTGATGTTGGCCGCGAACTGCATGCGGGCGAGAATCAGGGCGTCCATCGGGTTCCTTTGGCGCCGGCGGCGGTGTGGCCGCCACCGGCGAGGGTCATCGCTTCGCCGTGCCGCCCTGCTTCAGGGCTTCGGACATGCCGATCAGCACGCCGCTCACGAGCGTGGCGTAGCTGTCGAGCATTGCCTGCGAGGCGCGCAGGCTCAGCGCGCGGCCGTCGCGCAGGGTCTTGTGCGTGTCTTCCATGAGCTGCTCGAGCGCCACCGTGGCGCGCGCGCCGGTGTCGGTCTTCTTGCCCTGCATCGCCTGGAAGACGCCGCTCCACGGACCGTCCATCGGTGCCGCCTTGCGCACGCTGGCGAACAGCGTGTCTTCCATCTTCTCGATGTCGGCCAGTGCCTTCTTGAGCTGCGTCTCGCGCAGGCTCACGCCCTGGTCGACCAGCTGCTGCAGCGCGCGCTGGTTGGCCAGCACCGCCTGCTCCAGCGCACCGTCCATGCCCGAAAAGGCCTTCCCCAGCAGCGCCTCCACGTCAGGCGCGGGAAGCTTGCTGCCAGCCGCGCCGGCCGAGGCCGCCTTGGTGACCGTGCCCAGCACCTGCTTGATGTTGGCGAGCGTGAGCTCGCGGCCCTGCAGCGCCTTGAGCGTGGCCTCGTGCACGGCCTTGCGGATGGTCTCGCCCTGCTTGGCCGAGGCGTCGGTGAACTTGTTGATCAGCGCGGCCTGATCGATGCCGTTTTTGAGGATCATGGTCGTGCGTTCATTGCATGTGCTGGCCGCCGTTGATGGCGATGTTGGCGCCAGTCACGAAGGCCGCCTCCTCCGAGGCGAGATAGATGATCAGGCCCGCGACTTCTTCGGGTTTGCCCAGGCGGCCCACGGGAATGTGCGGCAGGATCTTGCTGTCGAGCACTTCCTTCGGAATGGCCGTGACCATCTTGGTGCCGATGTAGCCGGGCGAGATGGTGTTCACCGTCACGCCCTTCTTCGCCAC
The Variovorax paradoxus genome window above contains:
- a CDS encoding DUF6781 family protein, encoding MILKNGIDQAALINKFTDASAKQGETIRKAVHEATLKALQGRELTLANIKQVLGTVTKAASAGAAGSKLPAPDVEALLGKAFSGMDGALEQAVLANQRALQQLVDQGVSLRETQLKKALADIEKMEDTLFASVRKAAPMDGPWSGVFQAMQGKKTDTGARATVALEQLMEDTHKTLRDGRALSLRASQAMLDSYATLVSGVLIGMSEALKQGGTAKR